A single genomic interval of Cellvibrio sp. PSBB023 harbors:
- a CDS encoding DUF4389 domain-containing protein, translating to MDNEQLKSNLTSSKHWFRLIFMLLFAAVLQLASIVMWALVITQFFFSLITGEDNQYLRRFGHSLSTYIYDVLKFLCYSSDEKPFPFADWPSGVADKEAPVEAAEVQAQAEAPTNAITDESTGNK from the coding sequence ATGGACAACGAACAACTGAAATCGAATCTGACCTCAAGTAAGCACTGGTTCCGACTGATTTTTATGCTGCTTTTTGCCGCTGTATTGCAGCTTGCCAGTATTGTGATGTGGGCATTGGTGATTACCCAATTTTTCTTTTCATTAATTACCGGTGAAGACAATCAATACTTGCGTCGTTTTGGCCATTCGTTATCGACCTACATTTATGATGTGCTGAAATTTTTGTGTTACAGCAGTGATGAAAAACCTTTCCCTTTTGCAGATTGGCCCAGCGGTGTTGCGGATAAAGAAGCTCCTGTCGAGGCGGCAGAGGTGCAGGCTCAAGCAGAAGCGCCTACCAATGCAATCACTGATGAATCGACAGGTAATAAATGA
- a CDS encoding glycoside hydrolase family 9 protein, with the protein MVYPLGQGRAWLAALFLTFSLPVLAKNDLALNDKDYFEKPGLNVLVFSNWYDGLFSDSKTSGVELIHHGERTVTNGDVRLNATPEQWDMTPLFKERKVNHADQSIEAFLHYPDQQFDFSIKVTKNAAGVRLTVNLPKALPKSLEGKAGFNLEFLPAAYFHKSFLMDDTAGGFPVYPTGLKEINGKADPIALAQGQHLVFAPEDVERRVSIQSTSAPLELYDGRGKAQNGWFVVRSKIPANKTGTVIEWQIDAATVKNWIRKPMIAHSQVGYHPAQKKVAVIELDARDKKIQKANLVKINADGTRQTVLSGKPKRWGKYLRYEYHHFDFSSIQAPGLYAITYGDQETHSFRIDKKVYQAAWHPTLDMYLPVQMDHVTVNESYRIWHGASHLDDALQAPVNHEHFDLYAQGPTTDTQFKPGEHIPGLNIGGWYDAGDYDIRTQTQYDVVNTLVTAWETFVPTNDKFGLRRDTTSVDYARKFVDLHTADGKPDILQQIEHGTLALIAQHRAVGHAIPGIVEAHIDQYHHLGDGVTKTDNLIYDPEMGELETNGFKSGKFDDRWAFTSKSSSLNYGSAAALAAASRALKGFNDELAQECLVTAKKVWSEEQAKAKPDLFKFGNTTGGKLEHEQLKAATELLITTGEAKYAQAVERLLSEVEFAFNASWFIRAAPAMNDAFRSALRTKALAYREQLNEVESKNPFAVPITEGGWAGSGAVIRYALNNYYIHKAFPDVVSRESVLQGLNFLYGTHPAHNLSLVSNVGTRSKEVAYGMNRADFSFISGGIVPGILILKPDYPENHEDWPFFWGRMSMWLI; encoded by the coding sequence ATGGTATATCCCCTCGGTCAAGGGCGGGCTTGGCTCGCCGCGTTGTTTCTTACTTTCTCATTGCCAGTGTTGGCAAAAAATGATCTCGCCCTTAACGATAAAGACTATTTTGAAAAGCCCGGCCTGAATGTGCTGGTGTTTAGCAACTGGTATGACGGGCTTTTTAGCGATTCCAAAACCAGTGGGGTTGAATTAATTCATCATGGTGAGCGCACTGTCACCAATGGCGATGTGCGTTTGAATGCGACGCCGGAACAGTGGGATATGACACCTCTGTTCAAGGAGCGCAAAGTCAATCATGCCGATCAATCGATTGAGGCATTTTTGCATTATCCCGATCAACAATTTGATTTTTCTATCAAGGTGACTAAAAACGCGGCGGGTGTGCGTTTGACAGTTAACCTGCCAAAAGCGCTACCAAAATCCCTTGAAGGTAAAGCCGGTTTTAATCTGGAATTTTTACCGGCGGCTTACTTTCATAAATCGTTTTTGATGGATGATACGGCGGGTGGATTTCCAGTGTATCCCACGGGATTAAAAGAAATTAATGGCAAGGCTGATCCTATTGCTCTGGCGCAAGGTCAGCATCTGGTGTTTGCCCCGGAAGATGTGGAGCGTCGTGTCAGTATTCAATCTACCAGTGCGCCGCTCGAACTGTATGATGGCCGAGGTAAAGCGCAGAACGGCTGGTTTGTCGTACGCAGTAAAATTCCTGCGAATAAAACCGGCACAGTAATCGAGTGGCAAATTGATGCGGCCACGGTTAAAAACTGGATTCGTAAACCCATGATCGCGCATTCGCAAGTGGGTTATCATCCGGCACAGAAAAAAGTAGCGGTAATCGAATTGGATGCGCGTGACAAAAAAATCCAAAAAGCAAATTTGGTGAAAATTAATGCCGATGGCACGCGTCAAACAGTCTTGAGTGGAAAACCTAAACGCTGGGGAAAATATCTGCGTTATGAATATCATCACTTTGATTTCAGCAGTATCCAAGCTCCGGGTTTATACGCAATAACCTATGGCGATCAAGAGACCCACAGCTTCCGTATTGATAAAAAAGTTTATCAGGCAGCATGGCACCCCACGCTGGATATGTATCTGCCGGTGCAAATGGATCATGTGACGGTTAATGAATCCTATCGCATATGGCATGGTGCATCCCATTTGGATGATGCTTTGCAAGCGCCAGTGAATCACGAACATTTTGATTTGTATGCGCAAGGCCCAACAACCGATACGCAATTCAAGCCTGGCGAACATATTCCCGGCTTAAATATTGGTGGTTGGTATGATGCGGGTGATTACGATATACGTACGCAAACCCAATACGATGTAGTAAATACCCTTGTGACCGCGTGGGAAACCTTTGTTCCCACAAACGATAAATTTGGTTTAAGGCGTGATACCACCAGTGTTGATTACGCGAGAAAATTTGTCGACTTGCACACGGCAGATGGCAAGCCCGATATATTGCAGCAAATTGAGCACGGTACGCTGGCGTTAATTGCACAGCATCGCGCGGTGGGGCATGCCATTCCCGGTATTGTTGAGGCGCATATTGATCAGTATCACCATTTGGGTGATGGCGTCACCAAAACGGACAACTTGATTTACGATCCTGAAATGGGTGAGTTGGAAACCAATGGTTTTAAAAGTGGAAAATTTGACGATCGCTGGGCTTTTACCAGCAAATCATCATCGCTGAATTACGGTTCAGCGGCAGCGCTTGCCGCCGCGAGTCGTGCACTAAAAGGGTTTAATGATGAGCTTGCCCAAGAGTGTTTGGTAACGGCGAAAAAGGTTTGGTCAGAGGAGCAGGCCAAAGCAAAACCTGATTTGTTTAAATTTGGTAATACAACCGGCGGGAAGTTGGAGCATGAGCAATTAAAAGCGGCAACCGAGCTATTGATTACTACCGGTGAAGCAAAGTATGCGCAAGCGGTTGAGAGATTATTAAGCGAGGTTGAGTTTGCATTCAATGCATCCTGGTTTATTCGTGCGGCTCCGGCGATGAACGATGCGTTTCGGTCTGCATTGCGCACCAAGGCACTGGCTTATCGCGAACAGTTAAACGAGGTTGAATCAAAAAATCCTTTTGCTGTGCCGATTACTGAAGGTGGTTGGGCGGGCAGTGGTGCAGTAATTCGCTATGCGCTCAATAATTACTATATTCACAAAGCATTTCCGGATGTGGTGAGTCGTGAATCTGTGTTGCAAGGGTTGAATTTTCTCTACGGTACTCATCCTGCTCATAATCTTTCACTGGTATCGAATGTGGGAACTCGCAGCAAAGAGGTTGCTTATGGGATGAATCGCGCCGACTTCTCATTTATTTCTGGCGGGATAGTACCGGGTATTCTGATTCTTAAGCCTGATTATCCTGAAAACCATGAGGATTGGCCGTTCTTTTGGGGCAGAATGAGTATGTGGTTAATTTAG
- a CDS encoding pyrimidine/purine nucleoside phosphorylase — MFKVNEYFGGAVKSIAFQTETLPATIGVMAKGDYEFGTSQKEYMTVVSGSLTVVLPGSDKAETFAAGQTFIVEANQRFKVSADVETSYLCKYE, encoded by the coding sequence ATGTTTAAAGTTAATGAGTACTTCGGCGGCGCCGTAAAATCTATCGCTTTTCAAACCGAAACCCTGCCCGCCACCATTGGTGTAATGGCTAAGGGCGATTACGAATTCGGCACCAGCCAAAAAGAATACATGACCGTTGTTAGTGGTAGCCTGACAGTTGTATTACCCGGCAGTGACAAGGCAGAAACATTTGCAGCAGGCCAAACCTTTATTGTTGAAGCCAATCAACGCTTCAAAGTCAGTGCCGATGTGGAAACCTCTTACCTGTGTAAATACGAGTAA
- the truC gene encoding tRNA pseudouridine(65) synthase TruC, with protein sequence MSETLSIIYRDEYMVAINKPCGLLVHRSEIDRHETRFAVQLLRDQIGQMVYPVHRLDKPTSGVLLFALSPDIARYLGGLFTRHALTKTYVALVRGFAPAQGIIDHPLTEELDKYTDKKARTDKPAQTAVTHFSTLAQIEFPFSIDKYPCTRYSLVQCTPHSGRKHQIRRHMKHISHPIIGDAKHGKGIHNRFFHEQFACPGLMLAATELGFTHPVSHTPVVISAPISAAFTRIVQTFSWANTLPSHWLTTQDI encoded by the coding sequence ATGTCAGAAACCCTATCGATTATTTATCGCGATGAATACATGGTTGCTATCAATAAACCCTGCGGCCTATTGGTGCATCGCAGCGAAATTGATCGCCATGAAACCCGCTTTGCGGTGCAACTATTACGCGACCAAATCGGGCAAATGGTTTACCCCGTGCACAGGTTGGATAAGCCAACGTCAGGGGTATTGTTATTTGCTCTCTCTCCCGATATCGCTCGCTACTTAGGGGGCTTGTTTACTCGGCATGCCCTTACAAAAACCTATGTTGCATTGGTGCGAGGCTTTGCGCCTGCACAAGGGATTATTGATCACCCCTTAACCGAAGAATTGGATAAATACACCGATAAAAAAGCGCGCACCGATAAACCAGCACAAACCGCTGTTACGCATTTTTCTACGCTGGCGCAAATCGAATTTCCATTCAGTATTGATAAATACCCCTGCACGCGCTATTCGCTCGTGCAATGCACACCGCACTCGGGGCGCAAGCATCAAATTCGCCGCCACATGAAGCACATCAGCCACCCTATTATTGGTGACGCCAAACACGGTAAGGGAATTCACAACCGCTTTTTCCACGAACAATTTGCTTGCCCTGGACTGATGCTCGCCGCCACTGAACTTGGCTTTACACATCCTGTCAGCCATACCCCAGTTGTGATTAGCGCGCCCATATCGGCCGCATTTACCCGAATTGTCCAGACATTTAGCTGGGCGAATACCCTACCCTCACACTGGCTTACCACCCAGGATATTTAA
- a CDS encoding flavin reductase family protein, which produces MQNNSLAASMKQGMRRLASGVCVLSTSLEGNQRFAMTVSSVTSVSDSPASLLVCINQAVSQQAHLSSLEASFAINVLSINHQDVSNLCAGRDPSKNRFDVGHWVEDVSGLPVLADALAVFICKTDKVMTYGTHKIVIGAISNVIINGAEVNPLLYANGSYGAFSPQ; this is translated from the coding sequence ATGCAAAACAATAGTTTGGCGGCTTCGATGAAGCAGGGTATGCGCAGGTTGGCTTCTGGCGTTTGCGTTCTTTCTACCTCTTTAGAGGGAAATCAGCGGTTTGCTATGACGGTGTCTTCTGTAACATCCGTTTCTGATTCTCCTGCATCTTTATTGGTTTGTATCAATCAGGCTGTGTCCCAGCAGGCGCACCTCAGCAGCCTTGAGGCCAGCTTTGCAATCAATGTGCTCTCGATAAATCATCAAGATGTTTCCAATTTATGCGCCGGACGCGACCCATCAAAAAATCGGTTTGATGTCGGGCATTGGGTTGAGGATGTGTCCGGCCTGCCGGTTCTGGCAGATGCCTTGGCAGTGTTTATTTGCAAAACCGACAAGGTAATGACTTACGGCACTCATAAAATAGTCATAGGTGCAATCAGCAATGTGATTATTAATGGTGCAGAGGTAAATCCACTTTTGTATGCCAACGGAAGTTATGGTGCGTTTAGCCCTCAGTAA
- a CDS encoding tRNA-(ms[2]io[6]A)-hydroxylase: MNALAKIQQFLHCETPDAWVKNALDNQALLLLDHANCEKKAASTAINLMFRYVGDFDMMNKMSRLAREELRHYEQVMAIMEARGVAYEQITPGRYAGELRKLVRTSEPGRYIDTLICGAIIEARSCERFAKVAPFLDEELQTFYLSLLKSESRHYEDYLTLAKRAAEGADISVRVQEFLALEKTLVEGGDEEFRFHSGVVQ; the protein is encoded by the coding sequence ATGAATGCTCTCGCCAAAATACAACAATTCCTGCATTGCGAAACCCCTGATGCCTGGGTAAAAAATGCCTTGGACAATCAAGCTTTATTATTGCTCGATCATGCCAATTGCGAAAAAAAAGCGGCATCGACTGCAATTAATTTGATGTTTCGCTATGTAGGGGATTTTGACATGATGAATAAAATGTCGCGCCTCGCCCGTGAAGAGTTGCGTCATTACGAGCAGGTAATGGCAATCATGGAGGCGAGGGGAGTTGCCTACGAGCAGATTACACCCGGACGCTATGCGGGTGAGCTGCGCAAATTGGTGCGCACCTCGGAGCCGGGACGTTATATTGATACGCTTATTTGCGGTGCGATTATTGAAGCGCGCTCCTGTGAGCGCTTTGCCAAAGTTGCTCCATTTCTGGATGAAGAGCTGCAAACATTTTATCTCTCCTTGCTGAAATCTGAATCGCGTCATTACGAAGATTATTTAACACTTGCCAAACGAGCCGCAGAAGGCGCCGATATTTCGGTGCGTGTGCAGGAGTTTTTAGCCTTGGAGAAAACCTTGGTTGAAGGGGGGGATGAGGAGTTTCGCTTCCATTCTGGTGTGGTGCAATAA
- a CDS encoding alpha/beta fold hydrolase: MIQQGSACPAHPRELLLKVNGLEFAAQEWGEPGQLPVLALHGWLDNAASFYKLAPQLHNLHIVAPDLAGHGQSSHRPGQTAYTPWDDINDILAIADHLGWSRFALLGHSRGAIIGSLAAGTFPDRFIGLGLIEGMLPEPALPHDVPLQLASAINGLRAQQQKTPSVYTNIEVAIKARERGLFPLSNAAATALTLRGVVQREGGFSWSSDPRLMAPPVLKLSREQLAAFVNRITAPVTLLLARDGLPKLYANYLAEVESFSNVDYELLDGGHHLHMEQESYTVAEKLNRFFAALSNKHISA, from the coding sequence ATGATACAGCAAGGTTCGGCTTGCCCAGCGCATCCAAGAGAGTTGCTGCTCAAGGTCAACGGCCTTGAGTTTGCGGCGCAAGAGTGGGGAGAGCCTGGTCAGCTACCAGTGCTGGCATTGCATGGCTGGCTGGATAATGCCGCCAGTTTCTACAAGTTGGCCCCACAGCTACATAATCTGCACATTGTTGCTCCTGACTTGGCCGGGCACGGGCAAAGCAGCCATCGCCCCGGCCAGACGGCCTACACCCCCTGGGATGACATCAACGATATTCTGGCGATTGCCGACCATCTCGGATGGTCGCGTTTTGCCCTGTTAGGGCATTCACGTGGAGCCATTATTGGTAGTTTGGCTGCAGGGACATTTCCCGATCGTTTTATCGGGCTTGGCCTGATAGAGGGCATGTTGCCTGAGCCGGCCTTACCGCATGATGTGCCGTTGCAATTGGCGAGCGCCATTAATGGGTTGCGCGCCCAGCAACAAAAAACACCGTCTGTTTATACCAATATTGAAGTGGCTATCAAGGCGCGTGAGCGAGGCCTGTTTCCGTTGAGCAATGCGGCGGCAACCGCCTTAACCTTGCGTGGTGTTGTCCAGCGAGAGGGAGGATTCTCCTGGAGTTCTGATCCGCGCTTAATGGCGCCCCCTGTGCTGAAATTGTCGCGGGAACAATTGGCCGCGTTTGTGAATCGAATTACAGCACCAGTCACTTTGTTATTGGCACGCGATGGCTTGCCAAAACTCTATGCTAATTATCTTGCTGAGGTGGAGAGCTTCTCCAATGTCGATTATGAGCTGTTGGATGGCGGACACCATCTTCATATGGAGCAGGAGTCATACACAGTGGCGGAAAAACTGAATCGTTTTTTTGCGGCTTTATCCAATAAGCATATTTCTGCGTAA
- the rsuA gene encoding 16S rRNA pseudouridine(516) synthase RsuA: MRLDKFVSQCTDFSRAQTHQAIKQGRISVDDLIAHKADLKLTGSETVLLDGQIVAPKAIRYLMLHKPVGYICANSDGQHPVVIDLLDLPHRQELQIVGRLDIDTTGLVLLTDDGQWNHRITSPRHECQKTYRVTTANPIDSEVIDLFAQGVQLHGEKAPTRPAQLELLAPHEARLRIHEGKYHQVKRMFAAVGNRVTGLHRETIGTIALDANLPEGAYRHLTSDEIQSIYL; encoded by the coding sequence ATGCGCCTCGATAAATTTGTCAGCCAATGCACCGACTTCAGCCGCGCACAAACACATCAGGCCATCAAGCAAGGGCGCATTTCTGTTGATGATTTGATTGCACACAAAGCCGACCTAAAACTCACCGGCAGTGAAACCGTGTTACTGGATGGCCAGATAGTTGCCCCCAAAGCCATCCGCTACCTGATGCTACATAAACCTGTCGGTTATATTTGTGCCAACAGCGATGGACAACATCCCGTCGTTATTGACCTGCTGGATTTACCTCACCGGCAGGAATTGCAAATTGTTGGTCGATTGGATATAGACACCACAGGGCTGGTATTGCTGACGGATGACGGGCAGTGGAATCATCGCATTACCTCGCCACGCCATGAATGCCAGAAGACCTACAGAGTCACTACTGCCAACCCCATCGACAGTGAGGTTATTGACCTTTTTGCGCAAGGCGTACAACTGCATGGCGAAAAGGCACCGACCCGCCCGGCACAACTGGAATTGTTAGCACCCCACGAAGCACGCCTGCGGATTCATGAAGGCAAGTACCATCAAGTCAAACGCATGTTTGCAGCGGTGGGTAATCGCGTCACCGGACTTCACCGGGAAACCATAGGTACCATAGCGCTGGACGCAAACCTTCCCGAAGGCGCCTATCGCCATTTAACCAGCGATGAAATACAGAGTATTTATTTATGA
- a CDS encoding class I SAM-dependent methyltransferase: protein MIDLALAAVAQQLTVMTQNTQGRILWCTDENTLNSLPPALSHQGLLLMTNRWDVAQEAIKQGFSSRFSDFDCSDIADASLDGFFYRISKEKPVVHHLLNEAWRCLKPGAPLVIAGYKNEGAKTYIEKITTLMGCEKQIEKNGASYSSIIYKQATYDPTKRIDDSDYTHLRPIAENTDLTLQSKPGLFGWNKIDAGSALLIEQIAKGALGDLHPRSALDLGCGYGYLSLAAAQLSACQHIQRWILTDNNAAALTAAKENLQANGIVGEVLAADAGKQLGKKVDLLLCNPPFHQGFSVDGDLTDKFLKSAQQLLTPEGLALFVVNQFIPLERKAVELFKEISLIANNGSFKVIRLSNKG from the coding sequence ATGATTGATTTGGCACTGGCTGCAGTTGCACAACAACTGACGGTAATGACGCAGAACACTCAGGGTCGCATTCTCTGGTGCACCGATGAAAATACCCTTAACAGCCTGCCACCAGCCTTGAGTCACCAAGGGCTACTGCTTATGACCAACCGCTGGGATGTGGCACAGGAGGCAATCAAACAAGGCTTTTCATCTCGCTTTAGCGACTTTGATTGCAGCGACATTGCCGATGCAAGTCTCGATGGTTTTTTTTATCGCATCTCTAAAGAAAAACCTGTTGTGCATCATTTATTGAATGAAGCCTGGCGCTGCTTGAAACCGGGAGCCCCTCTGGTAATTGCTGGCTATAAAAATGAAGGTGCTAAAACCTACATAGAAAAAATCACCACGCTTATGGGATGCGAAAAGCAGATTGAAAAAAATGGTGCCAGTTATTCTTCCATCATTTACAAACAGGCCACCTATGATCCAACGAAACGAATTGATGATAGTGATTACACGCACCTACGCCCGATTGCGGAAAACACCGACCTAACCCTACAAAGCAAGCCGGGGCTTTTCGGCTGGAATAAAATTGACGCGGGCAGCGCACTGCTGATTGAACAAATTGCCAAGGGAGCCTTGGGCGACTTGCACCCGCGTAGCGCTCTGGATTTAGGCTGCGGTTATGGTTATTTAAGCCTTGCTGCCGCACAACTTAGCGCCTGCCAGCATATTCAACGCTGGATACTCACTGACAACAATGCCGCCGCACTGACTGCCGCCAAAGAAAATCTCCAGGCCAATGGCATAGTCGGCGAAGTGCTTGCGGCTGATGCTGGCAAGCAACTAGGGAAAAAAGTGGATCTATTGCTCTGCAACCCCCCGTTTCATCAAGGCTTTAGTGTGGATGGTGACCTCACCGACAAATTCCTCAAAAGCGCACAGCAACTACTGACCCCCGAAGGCTTGGCCTTATTTGTGGTCAACCAATTTATCCCCCTTGAACGCAAAGCAGTCGAGCTATTCAAAGAGATTTCCCTGATTGCCAACAATGGCAGTTTTAAAGTCATTCGCCTGAGCAACAAGGGGTAG
- a CDS encoding NAD(P)H-dependent glycerol-3-phosphate dehydrogenase produces the protein MGKTLKVAVLGGGSFGTAIANIIACNQYPTYLWMRSEEQAAACVAAHENTRYLPGYKLNKDLIITADLAAVVGGADLVFISIPTHSFRAVTQMIKPLLDARAMVVSTAKGIEPEGFTLMSQILEQELPGHAIGVLSGPNFAKEIVQQQQTGTVIASESEALTNSVQQTLKSATFRVYANHDRYGVELGGALKNIYAIICGMAAALGAGHNTQAMLLTRSLAEMGRFAQVMGANPMTFLGLAGVGDLILTCTSDLSRNYRVGFALGQGKALDEIVASLGQVAEGVNTLRQVKQKAAELGIYMPLVSALYAVLFEGRAISEVARGLMVGEQADDVEFLRGN, from the coding sequence ATGGGTAAAACGTTGAAAGTCGCCGTGCTTGGCGGTGGCAGTTTTGGTACGGCGATTGCGAATATTATTGCTTGTAACCAGTATCCCACTTATCTCTGGATGCGCTCAGAGGAACAAGCGGCAGCTTGTGTGGCTGCACATGAAAATACCCGTTATCTACCGGGTTATAAGCTTAATAAGGATTTGATTATTACTGCTGATTTGGCAGCAGTGGTCGGTGGAGCGGATCTGGTTTTCATTTCTATTCCCACGCATTCGTTTCGCGCGGTTACCCAAATGATCAAACCATTGCTTGATGCACGGGCTATGGTTGTTAGCACTGCTAAAGGAATCGAGCCGGAAGGTTTCACCCTCATGAGCCAAATTCTGGAGCAGGAATTACCGGGTCATGCGATTGGCGTGTTGAGCGGCCCTAACTTCGCAAAAGAAATCGTGCAACAACAACAGACCGGTACTGTGATCGCCAGTGAAAGCGAAGCGCTGACCAACAGTGTTCAACAGACATTGAAATCTGCCACCTTTCGCGTTTATGCAAACCATGATCGCTATGGTGTGGAATTGGGCGGTGCCCTGAAAAACATCTACGCTATCATCTGTGGCATGGCGGCGGCGTTGGGTGCTGGCCACAATACCCAGGCGATGCTGTTAACGCGTAGCCTTGCTGAAATGGGGCGTTTTGCCCAGGTGATGGGTGCTAATCCCATGACATTTTTAGGTTTGGCTGGTGTGGGTGATCTTATACTGACCTGCACATCGGATCTGAGCCGGAACTATCGTGTTGGATTTGCTTTGGGGCAGGGTAAAGCCTTGGATGAAATCGTTGCTTCTCTTGGGCAAGTTGCCGAGGGTGTCAACACCCTGCGTCAGGTAAAGCAAAAAGCGGCCGAGCTGGGTATTTATATGCCTCTGGTGAGTGCACTCTATGCCGTGCTTTTTGAAGGGCGTGCCATTTCCGAGGTGGCTCGTGGTTTAATGGTGGGTGAGCAAGCTGACGATGTTGAATTTTTAAGGGGAAATTAA
- the sixA gene encoding phosphohistidine phosphatase SixA, with product MIIYVLRHGQAEAQISSDDARRLTPTGIIETEAVLASRVSLLAGVAEIWASPLVRAQQTAQLARQYLPGIPLQTTALLVPESEPEQLIDWLYQREAEGVESILLVSHQPLVGRLLALLCGKPEGFYPMGTSSLAAITLHPVAAGLGDLLWLDHAKR from the coding sequence ATGATTATCTATGTGTTGCGTCATGGGCAGGCTGAGGCGCAAATAAGCTCCGATGATGCGCGTCGATTGACGCCAACTGGAATTATCGAAACAGAAGCAGTATTGGCTTCTCGCGTCAGTCTGTTGGCGGGTGTGGCAGAAATCTGGGCCAGCCCGCTGGTGCGCGCACAGCAAACGGCGCAGCTAGCACGGCAGTATTTGCCGGGAATTCCATTGCAAACAACTGCATTACTGGTGCCGGAATCAGAACCGGAGCAGCTTATCGATTGGCTTTACCAGCGCGAAGCTGAAGGCGTGGAGTCCATCTTGTTGGTCAGCCATCAGCCATTGGTTGGGCGGTTGCTGGCACTCTTGTGTGGAAAACCGGAAGGGTTTTATCCGATGGGCACCAGCTCATTGGCCGCTATTACCCTTCATCCTGTTGCGGCAGGCTTGGGCGATCTGCTGTGGTTAGATCACGCAAAGCGCTGA
- the folD gene encoding bifunctional methylenetetrahydrofolate dehydrogenase/methenyltetrahydrofolate cyclohydrolase FolD, with translation MSALVLDGKALAEKTEQELSARVAALKARSNGQTPILATILVGDDPASATYVKMKGNACTRIGMESLKVEMSSSTTTEELLSKIHELNNNPNVHGILLQHPVPHQIDERLCFDAISAEKDVDGVTCLGFGRMSMGEEAYGCATPKGIMRLLEAYGIEFEGKHAVVVGRSPILGKPMALMMLNANATVTICHSRTKNLPELIKQADILVGAVGKPEFIKAEWIKDGAVVVDAGYHPGGVGDIELKPLVNRVAAYTPVPGGVGPMTINTLIYQTCDSGEKKIG, from the coding sequence ATGTCCGCACTCGTATTGGATGGCAAAGCCCTTGCCGAAAAAACCGAACAGGAACTCTCTGCACGCGTTGCCGCCCTCAAGGCGCGCAGCAATGGCCAAACACCAATTTTGGCGACCATTCTGGTGGGCGATGACCCGGCATCCGCAACCTACGTAAAAATGAAAGGTAATGCGTGCACTCGTATCGGCATGGAATCACTGAAGGTGGAAATGTCTTCATCGACAACCACCGAAGAATTGCTCAGCAAAATTCACGAATTAAATAACAACCCCAATGTGCACGGCATACTGTTACAGCACCCGGTACCACACCAAATTGATGAGCGCCTGTGCTTTGATGCCATCAGCGCAGAAAAAGATGTAGACGGTGTAACCTGTCTTGGTTTTGGTCGCATGAGCATGGGCGAAGAAGCCTATGGCTGTGCAACCCCCAAAGGCATTATGCGCTTATTGGAAGCCTACGGTATTGAGTTTGAAGGCAAGCACGCCGTTGTTGTCGGCCGCAGTCCTATTCTCGGTAAACCCATGGCACTGATGATGTTGAATGCCAACGCAACGGTTACCATTTGTCACTCGCGCACCAAAAATTTACCTGAACTTATCAAACAAGCCGACATTCTTGTTGGCGCCGTGGGCAAACCGGAATTTATTAAAGCCGAGTGGATTAAAGACGGTGCTGTCGTTGTTGATGCCGGCTACCACCCCGGCGGTGTTGGCGATATCGAATTAAAACCACTGGTTAATCGCGTCGCCGCTTACACACCCGTTCCTGGCGGTGTTGGCCCAATGACCATTAATACCTTGATTTATCAAACCTGCGACTCAGGCGAGAAGAAAATTGGTTAA